One window of Actinomycetes bacterium genomic DNA carries:
- a CDS encoding VOC family protein, which translates to MLRLRGITVNCPDAEGLASFWAEALGYEDRALWDPFAGLKDPSGRDPHLTFQRDRDRGPNFLHLDLYTEDPEAEAARLVRLGALRQGRVEEGDTWWEVLRDPAGNEFCVIAAQGPDRAV; encoded by the coding sequence GTGCTGCGACTGCGAGGCATCACCGTGAACTGCCCCGACGCCGAAGGGTTGGCGTCGTTCTGGGCCGAGGCATTGGGCTACGAGGACCGTGCGCTGTGGGACCCGTTCGCGGGACTGAAGGATCCGTCGGGCCGCGATCCGCACCTCACCTTCCAGCGGGATCGGGATCGGGGGCCGAACTTCCTGCACCTTGACCTCTACACCGAGGACCCGGAGGCCGAGGCCGCGCGCCTCGTCCGGCTGGGAGCCTTGCGCCAGGGCCGCGTGGAGGAGGGCGACACGTGGTGGGAGGTGTTGCGGGATCCCGCCGGCAACGAGTTCTGCGTGATCGCCGCCCAAGGACCCGACCGCGCCGTGTGA